In Halorientalis sp. LT38, a genomic segment contains:
- the lonB gene encoding ATP-dependent protease LonB codes for MSNETDTDDDPEDGGPDSAEESPHAYENAADDVEEVDGVESRRDDGDEEESGVPDGNEGTIDDLGSEVEIDAPVDEEGAEDDILGGLEIGSTQDIEVPDRLVDQVIGQDHARDVVKKAAKQRRHVMMIGSPGTGKSMLAKAMSQLLPKEELQDVLVYHNPDDGNEPKVRTVPAGKGDQIVDAHKEEARKRNQMRSFLMWIIIAIVIGYSLLIVQQPLLGILAAGVIYLAFRYGSRGNDSMIPNLLVNNAEQNTAPFEDATGAHAGALLGDVRHDPFQSGGMETPSHDRVEPGAIHKANKGVLFVDEINTLDIRSQQKLMTAIQEGKFSITGQSERSSGAMVQTEPVPCDFIMIAAGNLDAMENMHPALRSRIKGYGYEVYMDDTIEDDAEMRRKYARFIAQEVEKDGRLPHFDEQAVEEVILEARRRAGRKGHLTLKLRDLGGLVRVAGDIARAEDKEYTERGDVLQAKRRSRSIEQQLADNYIERRKDYELTVNQGDVIGRVNGLAVMGEDSGIVLPVMAEVTPSQGPGEVIATGQLKEMAQEAVQNVSAIIKKFSDEDITEKDVHIQFVQAGEGGVDGDSASITVATAVISALENVPVEQNLAMTGSLSVRGDVLPVGGVTHKIEAAAKSGLDTVIIPKANEQDVMIEEEYEEMIEIVPVSHISEVLEVALAGEPEKDSLVDRLKNITGKALEQREVGHGSGSPSPQ; via the coding sequence ATGAGCAACGAAACGGACACGGACGACGACCCCGAAGACGGGGGTCCCGACTCCGCGGAGGAGTCCCCACACGCCTACGAGAACGCGGCCGACGACGTCGAGGAGGTCGACGGCGTCGAGAGCCGCCGCGACGACGGGGACGAGGAGGAGTCGGGGGTTCCCGACGGTAACGAGGGCACGATCGACGATCTCGGGAGCGAGGTCGAGATCGACGCGCCGGTCGACGAGGAGGGCGCCGAAGACGACATCCTCGGCGGCCTCGAGATCGGCTCCACGCAGGACATCGAGGTGCCCGACCGACTGGTCGATCAGGTGATCGGCCAGGACCACGCCCGCGACGTGGTGAAGAAGGCGGCCAAGCAGCGTCGCCACGTCATGATGATCGGCTCGCCCGGGACCGGGAAGTCGATGCTCGCGAAGGCGATGAGCCAGTTGCTCCCCAAGGAGGAACTGCAGGACGTGCTCGTCTACCACAACCCCGACGACGGGAACGAGCCGAAAGTTCGGACCGTGCCCGCCGGCAAGGGGGACCAGATCGTCGACGCCCACAAGGAGGAAGCTCGCAAGCGCAACCAGATGCGCAGCTTCCTCATGTGGATCATCATCGCCATCGTCATCGGCTACTCGCTGCTGATCGTCCAGCAACCCCTGCTGGGCATCCTCGCGGCCGGTGTCATCTACCTCGCCTTCCGCTACGGCTCTCGGGGCAACGACTCGATGATCCCGAACCTGCTCGTCAACAACGCCGAGCAGAACACCGCGCCGTTCGAGGACGCCACCGGCGCCCACGCCGGCGCGCTGCTGGGCGACGTCCGCCACGACCCGTTCCAGTCCGGCGGCATGGAGACGCCCAGCCACGACCGCGTCGAGCCCGGCGCGATCCACAAGGCCAACAAGGGCGTGCTCTTCGTCGACGAGATCAACACGCTCGACATCCGCAGCCAGCAGAAGCTGATGACGGCCATCCAGGAGGGCAAGTTCTCCATCACGGGCCAGTCCGAGCGCTCCTCGGGCGCGATGGTCCAGACCGAGCCCGTCCCCTGTGACTTCATCATGATCGCGGCCGGGAACCTCGACGCGATGGAGAACATGCACCCCGCCCTGCGCTCGCGGATCAAGGGCTACGGGTACGAGGTGTACATGGACGACACCATCGAGGACGACGCCGAGATGCGCCGGAAGTACGCCCGCTTCATCGCCCAGGAGGTCGAGAAGGACGGGCGGCTCCCCCACTTCGACGAGCAGGCCGTCGAGGAGGTCATCCTCGAGGCCCGCCGCCGCGCCGGCCGGAAGGGCCACCTCACCCTCAAACTGCGCGACCTCGGTGGCCTCGTCCGGGTCGCGGGCGACATCGCCCGCGCCGAGGACAAGGAGTACACCGAGCGCGGGGACGTGCTGCAGGCCAAGCGCCGCAGCCGCTCCATCGAGCAACAGCTCGCGGACAACTACATCGAGCGCCGCAAGGACTACGAGCTGACCGTCAACCAGGGCGACGTGATCGGCCGCGTCAACGGCCTGGCCGTCATGGGCGAGGACTCCGGGATCGTCCTCCCCGTCATGGCCGAGGTCACGCCGAGCCAGGGCCCCGGCGAAGTGATCGCCACGGGCCAGCTCAAGGAGATGGCCCAGGAGGCCGTCCAGAACGTCTCGGCGATCATCAAGAAGTTCAGCGACGAGGACATCACCGAGAAGGACGTTCACATCCAGTTCGTCCAGGCCGGTGAGGGCGGTGTCGACGGCGACTCCGCCTCCATCACCGTGGCGACGGCGGTCATCTCCGCGCTGGAGAACGTCCCCGTCGAGCAGAACCTGGCGATGACCGGATCGCTCTCCGTGCGCGGGGACGTGCTCCCGGTCGGCGGCGTCACCCACAAGATCGAGGCCGCGGCCAAGTCCGGCCTCGACACGGTCATCATCCCCAAGGCCAACGAGCAGGACGTGATGATCGAGGAGGAGTACGAGGAGATGATCGAGATCGTCCCCGTCTCCCACATCAGCGAGGTCCTCGAGGTCGCTCTGGCGGGCGAACCCGAGAAGGACTCGCTGGTCGACCGGCTCAAGAACATCACCGGCAAGGCGCTGGAACAGCGCGAAGTCGGGCACGGCAGCGGCAGTCCGAGCCCGCAGTAA
- a CDS encoding SDR family NAD(P)-dependent oxidoreductase, with product MTTLDDDVVIVTGASRGLGAAMAQRFAREGAAVTVTARSESALADVAAAADGDVLVAPADVTDEDAVRDVVDATVDEYGSVTGLVNNAAIGLLSMYDEGRVLHEVDAADFRQIMDVNVTGVFLFSKYVVPELIEAGRGNVLNVSSGLGRRGSATWGPYVTSKWALEGMTRTQALELDEHDINVNALDPGGRVDTGFWDHLPDEERETILGPDVMNDAATALLAQGPDGVTGESMPVDEWEQRLG from the coding sequence ATGACGACCCTGGACGACGACGTCGTGATCGTCACCGGCGCGAGCCGGGGCCTCGGCGCAGCGATGGCGCAACGATTCGCCCGGGAGGGTGCAGCCGTGACGGTGACCGCTCGCAGCGAGTCGGCGCTGGCCGACGTCGCGGCCGCCGCCGACGGCGACGTGCTCGTCGCGCCCGCGGACGTCACCGACGAGGACGCGGTCCGCGACGTGGTCGACGCGACGGTCGACGAGTACGGCTCGGTCACCGGACTCGTGAACAACGCCGCAATCGGCCTCCTGAGCATGTACGACGAGGGCCGCGTTCTCCACGAGGTCGACGCGGCGGACTTCCGCCAGATCATGGACGTGAACGTCACCGGCGTCTTCCTGTTCTCGAAGTACGTCGTCCCCGAACTGATCGAGGCGGGGCGCGGTAACGTCCTCAACGTCTCCTCGGGCCTGGGCCGTCGCGGCTCGGCGACGTGGGGCCCCTACGTCACCTCGAAGTGGGCGCTCGAGGGGATGACCCGGACCCAGGCCCTGGAACTGGACGAGCACGATATCAACGTCAACGCGCTCGACCCCGGCGGCCGCGTCGACACCGGGTTCTGGGACCACCTGCCCGACGAGGAACGGGAGACGATTCTCGGTCCCGACGTCATGAACGACGCTGCCACGGCACTCCTGGCGCAGGGGCCGGACGGCGTCACCGGTGAATCGATGCCCGTCGACGAGTGGGAACAGCGGCTGGGATGA
- a CDS encoding nicotinamide-nucleotide adenylyltransferase codes for MTRGFYIGRFQPFHDGHREMTAEIAAEVDEVVVGIGSADASHSVRNPFTAGERVMMVSRVLEDVDTRTYVVPIEDIDRNSVWVSHIESMAPDFQVAYSNNPLVIRLFEEAGIEVRQSRMYNREDLKGSRIRSRMIGGDDWEHLVPDAVVDVIDEIDGLERLQTIAGDDGGDASENDH; via the coding sequence ATGACACGGGGGTTCTACATCGGCCGCTTCCAGCCGTTCCACGACGGCCACCGCGAGATGACGGCGGAGATCGCCGCGGAGGTCGACGAGGTCGTGGTCGGCATCGGGAGCGCCGACGCATCCCACTCCGTCCGCAACCCGTTCACCGCCGGCGAGCGGGTCATGATGGTCTCGCGCGTGCTCGAAGACGTGGACACCCGGACCTACGTCGTCCCCATCGAGGACATCGACCGCAACTCCGTCTGGGTGAGCCACATCGAGAGCATGGCGCCTGACTTCCAGGTCGCCTACTCGAACAACCCGCTCGTGATCCGCCTCTTCGAGGAGGCCGGCATCGAGGTGCGCCAGTCCAGGATGTACAACCGCGAGGACCTCAAGGGCTCGCGCATCCGCTCGCGGATGATCGGCGGCGACGACTGGGAACACCTCGTCCCCGACGCGGTCGTCGACGTCATCGACGAGATCGACGGCCTCGAGCGCCTCCAGACCATCGCGGGCGACGACGGCGGCGACGCGAGCGAGAACGACCACTGA
- a CDS encoding SLC13 family permease: MLPELTLATPVSLQQFPVGLPVSIDVFVVLLVVAVALVLFVLQPVSIDTTAIALMVALILLGPWTGVSPEEGVSGFSNPATLTVLAMFILSEGVRQTGVIQILTRKMEAFAGDSESRQLIATVGLSGPAAGFVNNTPIVAVLIPAVTNLARKTGTSPSKLLIPLSFASMLGGTLTVIGTSTNLLASDIWAQIGPTGEPFSLFEFTQLGAVVLAVGMVYLLTVGRYLTPARITAEGSPTDQFGMADYLTDVVVHEDSDLVGSQVRDVRRGDLDLDVFQIVRNDRVIVRGLPSERIRAGDVLSVRASQETLEQVIEDDHLVLLPELLDAGADEDEPLPQGFDPERHEWNPPAASPETNPDDEDGENDDEGEDDEEAHAAEAETSLTEVVLLPGQWSKRRDGVAGFEREFDATVLAIRRGDEVIRQRLRDVDLQAGDVLLVQTNEEVLDRLRTDTNVVVSSDERWEEFDRTQIPIALGIVGGVVGLAALEYLPIMVSALAGVVAMLFSGILRPEDAYEAVDWDVIFLLAGVIPLGIAFEASGTADLIATGIVAGSAVLPPIAMLATFYLGTAIITEMVSNNASIVLMLPIAIEVAGQLGVDAFAFALAVTFAASTPLLSPVGYQTNLMVYGPGGYKFTDFARVGAPLQLILTVVTTVGIAFFWGL, from the coding sequence ATCCTGCCCGAACTCACACTGGCGACGCCCGTCTCCCTCCAGCAATTCCCGGTGGGGCTCCCCGTCTCCATCGACGTGTTCGTCGTGCTGCTGGTGGTCGCGGTCGCGCTCGTCCTGTTCGTTCTGCAGCCTGTCTCGATCGACACCACCGCCATCGCGCTGATGGTGGCGCTCATCCTCCTCGGGCCGTGGACGGGGGTGTCCCCCGAGGAGGGCGTGTCGGGCTTCTCGAACCCCGCCACGCTCACCGTGCTGGCCATGTTCATCCTCAGCGAAGGCGTTCGACAGACCGGCGTCATCCAGATCCTCACCCGGAAAATGGAGGCGTTCGCGGGCGACAGCGAGTCCCGACAGCTGATCGCGACGGTCGGACTCTCCGGCCCCGCGGCGGGCTTCGTGAACAACACGCCGATCGTCGCGGTGTTGATCCCCGCCGTCACGAACCTCGCCCGGAAGACCGGCACCTCGCCCTCCAAACTTTTGATCCCGCTCTCCTTCGCCTCGATGCTGGGCGGGACGCTCACCGTCATCGGGACGTCGACGAATCTGCTCGCGAGCGACATCTGGGCGCAGATCGGCCCGACCGGCGAGCCGTTCTCGCTGTTCGAGTTCACGCAGCTCGGCGCCGTCGTGCTGGCCGTCGGGATGGTCTATCTGCTGACCGTCGGTCGGTACCTCACGCCCGCCCGGATCACCGCCGAGGGGTCTCCCACGGACCAGTTCGGCATGGCCGACTACCTGACCGACGTGGTCGTTCACGAGGACTCCGACCTCGTCGGCTCGCAGGTCCGTGACGTCCGCCGCGGCGACCTCGACCTGGACGTGTTCCAGATCGTGCGCAACGACCGCGTCATCGTCCGGGGGCTCCCCTCCGAGCGGATCCGCGCCGGTGACGTGCTCTCGGTCAGAGCGAGTCAGGAGACGCTCGAACAGGTCATCGAGGACGACCACCTCGTGCTCCTGCCGGAACTGCTCGACGCCGGAGCCGACGAGGACGAACCGCTGCCCCAGGGATTCGACCCGGAACGCCACGAGTGGAATCCACCGGCAGCGTCCCCCGAGACGAACCCGGACGACGAGGATGGCGAGAACGACGACGAGGGCGAGGACGACGAGGAAGCACACGCTGCCGAGGCGGAAACGTCGCTCACGGAAGTCGTCTTGCTCCCCGGGCAGTGGTCGAAGCGGCGGGACGGCGTCGCGGGGTTCGAACGCGAGTTCGACGCGACCGTGCTCGCGATCCGCCGGGGCGACGAAGTCATTCGCCAGCGCCTGCGCGACGTCGACCTCCAGGCCGGGGACGTGTTGCTCGTCCAGACGAACGAGGAGGTCCTGGACCGGTTGCGGACCGACACGAACGTCGTCGTCTCCAGCGACGAGCGCTGGGAGGAGTTCGACCGGACGCAAATCCCCATCGCGCTGGGCATCGTGGGGGGCGTCGTCGGACTGGCCGCCCTCGAGTATCTCCCGATCATGGTCAGCGCCCTCGCCGGCGTCGTCGCGATGCTCTTCTCGGGCATCCTCCGCCCGGAGGACGCCTACGAGGCCGTCGACTGGGACGTCATCTTCCTGCTGGCCGGGGTCATCCCGCTGGGTATCGCGTTCGAAGCCTCCGGGACAGCGGACCTGATCGCGACGGGGATCGTCGCGGGAAGTGCCGTGCTCCCACCGATCGCGATGCTCGCGACATTCTATCTCGGGACCGCGATAATCACGGAGATGGTGAGCAACAACGCCAGCATCGTGTTGATGCTCCCCATCGCGATCGAGGTCGCCGGCCAGCTCGGCGTCGACGCCTTCGCGTTCGCCCTCGCGGTGACGTTCGCCGCCAGCACGCCGCTTCTCAGCCCGGTCGGCTACCAGACGAACCTCATGGTCTACGGCCCCGGCGGGTACAAGTTCACCGACTTCGCCCGCGTCGGCGCGCCGTTGCAACTCATCCTGACCGTCGTCACGACGGTCGGCATCGCATTCTTCTGGGGGCTGTGA
- a CDS encoding CPBP family intramembrane glutamic endopeptidase: MPQWTAFVGLTGVVLTLLLALARLSQYAVRGNGPASDDDAPEQPESRDPDDAYPTFVPPEGDAPDPVTRERSLRTDGDLAATPTEGGPAAGPDQFSTGALLANVALTQGLFGAILLGGAWYFEIPAWAFGVSDASLSTGLPAVGVGIVVGVSLYAVNEVGAASADAMGVEYDERLRSLLAPESATGWLILLFLVLPIIAGVEEFIFRAAVIGATGAGFDTSPWALAVVSSLAFALGHGAQGRVGVAVTGALGFVLAAAFVLTGSFLVVFVAHYLVNALEFVVHELLGIEWAGGAGSDG; the protein is encoded by the coding sequence GTGCCGCAGTGGACGGCGTTCGTCGGCCTGACGGGCGTCGTCCTGACCCTCTTGCTCGCGCTCGCTCGTCTCTCCCAGTACGCCGTCCGCGGTAACGGTCCGGCGTCCGACGACGACGCTCCCGAACAGCCCGAGTCCCGCGATCCGGACGACGCGTATCCGACCTTCGTCCCGCCGGAGGGGGACGCTCCCGACCCAGTGACTCGCGAGCGATCGCTCCGGACGGACGGCGATTTGGCGGCGACGCCGACGGAAGGCGGGCCCGCGGCCGGTCCCGACCAGTTCTCGACCGGTGCCCTGCTCGCCAACGTCGCGCTCACGCAGGGGCTGTTCGGGGCGATTCTGCTGGGCGGGGCCTGGTACTTCGAGATCCCCGCGTGGGCGTTCGGCGTTTCCGACGCCTCGCTCAGCACCGGCCTCCCAGCCGTGGGCGTCGGCATCGTGGTCGGCGTCTCGCTGTACGCCGTCAACGAGGTCGGTGCGGCGAGCGCGGACGCGATGGGCGTCGAGTACGACGAGCGACTGCGGTCGCTGCTCGCGCCGGAGTCGGCGACGGGGTGGCTGATACTGCTTTTCCTGGTCCTGCCGATCATCGCCGGCGTCGAGGAGTTCATCTTCCGGGCCGCGGTGATCGGCGCGACGGGCGCCGGGTTCGACACCTCGCCGTGGGCGCTGGCCGTCGTCTCGTCGCTGGCCTTTGCCCTGGGACACGGCGCACAGGGCCGGGTCGGGGTCGCCGTCACCGGCGCGCTCGGGTTCGTCCTGGCGGCGGCGTTCGTCCTGACCGGGAGCTTCCTGGTCGTCTTCGTCGCGCACTACCTCGTGAACGCCCTGGAGTTCGTGGTCCACGAACTGCTGGGCATCGAGTGGGCCGGCGGCGCGGGTTCGGACGGGTGA